The following proteins are co-located in the Streptomyces kaniharaensis genome:
- a CDS encoding helix-turn-helix domain-containing protein produces the protein MGRAAEMTGTTPGFLRSLGDQGLITPLRSDGGHRRYSRYQLRMAMRARDLVDQGTAIDAACRIIILEDQLEEALRINEQLRRSQPGQEPAADTWPD, from the coding sequence ATGGGCCGCGCCGCCGAGATGACGGGTACCACACCCGGCTTCCTGCGCTCCCTCGGCGACCAGGGCCTCATCACTCCCCTGCGCTCCGACGGCGGCCACCGTCGCTACTCCCGTTACCAGCTGCGCATGGCGATGCGCGCCCGCGACCTCGTCGACCAGGGCACCGCCATCGACGCCGCCTGCCGCATCATCATTCTCGAAGACCAACTCGAAGAGGCCCTGCGCATCAACGAACAACTGCGCCGCTCACAGCCTGGCCAGGAACCCGCTGCCGACACCTGGCCCGACTAA
- a CDS encoding hemerythrin domain-containing protein: MGHGGNVIEELMADHREVQVIFGKIQEMTAGGQRLRDLVDEVTIELVRHSVAEEQYLYPAVREHLQGGDSLADKETEDHSRVEKILKRLENMDTDDAQMSPLLQQLMDEVAAHVQDEETNLFPMLRRACTPEQLDDLGDKIRRAKAMAPTRPHPSAPSTPAASKLLAPGTGLVDRARDFVTGRGES, from the coding sequence ATGGGGCACGGCGGAAACGTGATCGAGGAGTTGATGGCCGACCACCGCGAGGTCCAGGTGATCTTCGGCAAGATCCAGGAGATGACCGCGGGCGGCCAGCGGCTGCGGGATCTGGTGGACGAGGTCACCATCGAGCTGGTGCGGCACTCGGTCGCCGAGGAGCAGTACCTCTACCCGGCGGTGCGCGAACACCTCCAGGGCGGCGACAGCCTCGCGGACAAGGAGACCGAGGACCACAGCCGCGTGGAGAAGATCCTCAAGCGCCTGGAGAACATGGACACCGACGACGCGCAGATGAGCCCGCTGCTGCAGCAGCTCATGGACGAGGTCGCCGCCCACGTACAGGACGAGGAGACCAACCTCTTCCCGATGCTGCGCCGGGCCTGCACCCCCGAACAGCTGGACGACCTCGGCGACAAGATCCGCCGGGCCAAGGCCATGGCTCCCACCCGCCCGCATCCTTCCGCTCCGAGTACCCCGGCGGCCAGCAAGCTCCTCGCGCCGGGCACCGGCCTGGTGGACCGGGCCCGTGACTTCGTCACCGGCCGCGGCGAATCCTGA
- a CDS encoding SGNH/GDSL hydrolase family protein, whose product MHDHALFTTPVEPFLRGALDVEHTEHGVLPRRLPGWVRRQFPDDFLAMMAAQPSGVRLSFRTRARTVELAVQRTRTSFAGFPPCPEGHYDLVVDGRLAGRAAASGGHLRVVDPVTGASDLQAGPPGTVRFADLPAGVKDVELWLPYQEVTELIALRTDAPVEAAPQRGRRVWVHHGSSISHGSDADGPTGIWPVLAATAGRVDLVNLAFGGNALLDPFLARVIRDIPADLISVKLGINLVNTDLMRLRAFTPAVHGFLDTIRDGHPEVPLLVVSSVLCPIHEDTPGPLVTDFGDGRPRFRAGGDPAEVVVGRLTLGVIRTELARITERRSACDPNLHYLDGRELYGPADYAEFPLPDEVHPDQSGHRRIGERFATLAFGPGGPFAPPGDRR is encoded by the coding sequence ATGCACGATCACGCACTGTTCACCACGCCCGTTGAGCCGTTCTTACGCGGGGCGCTGGATGTGGAGCACACGGAGCACGGCGTGCTGCCGCGGCGTCTGCCCGGCTGGGTGCGCCGGCAGTTCCCGGACGATTTCCTGGCCATGATGGCGGCTCAGCCGTCCGGGGTGCGGCTGTCCTTCCGCACCCGGGCCCGCACCGTCGAGCTGGCGGTGCAGCGCACCAGGACAAGCTTCGCGGGCTTCCCGCCGTGCCCCGAGGGCCACTATGACCTGGTGGTCGACGGCCGCCTTGCCGGGCGGGCCGCGGCGAGCGGCGGCCACCTGCGGGTGGTCGACCCGGTGACCGGGGCCAGTGATCTGCAGGCCGGGCCGCCCGGCACCGTCCGGTTCGCCGACCTGCCCGCCGGCGTCAAGGACGTCGAGCTCTGGCTGCCGTACCAGGAGGTCACCGAGCTCATCGCGCTGCGCACCGACGCCCCCGTCGAGGCCGCGCCGCAGCGGGGCCGGCGGGTGTGGGTGCACCACGGCAGCTCGATCAGCCACGGTTCCGACGCCGACGGCCCGACCGGCATCTGGCCGGTGCTGGCCGCCACGGCGGGCAGGGTGGATCTCGTCAACCTCGCCTTCGGCGGCAACGCGCTGCTCGATCCCTTCCTGGCCCGGGTGATCCGGGACATCCCGGCGGACCTGATCAGCGTGAAACTCGGCATCAACCTGGTCAACACCGATCTGATGCGGCTGCGCGCCTTCACCCCAGCGGTGCACGGCTTCCTCGACACCATCCGGGACGGGCACCCCGAGGTGCCGTTGCTGGTGGTTTCCTCGGTGTTGTGCCCGATCCACGAGGACACACCGGGCCCGTTGGTGACGGACTTCGGCGACGGGCGGCCCCGGTTCCGGGCCGGCGGCGATCCGGCCGAGGTCGTCGTCGGACGCCTGACCCTGGGCGTCATCCGTACGGAGCTGGCCCGGATTACGGAGCGGCGGTCCGCCTGCGACCCCAACCTGCACTACCTGGACGGCCGGGAACTGTACGGTCCGGCCGACTACGCCGAGTTCCCGCTGCCCGACGAGGTGCACCCGGACCAGTCCGGTCACCGGCGCATCGGCGAACGCTTCGCCACCCTGGCCTTCGGCCCGGGCGGCCCGTTCGCCCCGCCCGGTGACCGACGGTAG
- a CDS encoding serine hydrolase domain-containing protein, which produces MTNNALSTVEAQIRERAAAYCESNNIPGFVAGVYHAGEQVVVAHGAANAATGAPMLEDTGFLFGSVTKVLTTTLVLQQVERGVLDLDAPAVRYLPELTLTAPGAADKILVRHLVSHTNGIDADLFFPDAKGRDALKTYVKGLAGSCGALFEPGEQLSYSNGGMIVAGRLLEAVTGLPFPELLKREVYTPVGMTDSGTSAEEAILRSTAVGHFLDPQTMAARPTSMFMLPDTWGPAGGTPIGTVADLLAFGRTHLAGGVSPSGTRVLSPESTALMQQVAFDMATPNTPPIGLGWVLYPFGDTTVLAMSGASPGGVSILCVLPEHDLVFTAFGNNPGAIMLQDQILRWLLSEHLGVQLPALITELEEDVDLTPYVGTYRSNQLRVDVSVVDGQLEERVTYEPADASQERIFTRFAGGRVCAPPQRLVPIRPGLFAPAGYPLEAFDGYLRLLLVSYHDVRAGQARFRNGGGRLTRRV; this is translated from the coding sequence ATGACCAACAACGCACTGAGCACCGTCGAAGCCCAGATCCGCGAGCGGGCCGCCGCCTATTGCGAGTCCAACAACATCCCCGGGTTCGTCGCCGGCGTCTACCACGCCGGCGAGCAGGTCGTCGTCGCCCACGGTGCCGCGAACGCGGCCACCGGCGCGCCGATGCTCGAGGACACCGGATTCCTCTTCGGCTCCGTCACCAAGGTCCTGACCACCACGCTGGTCCTCCAGCAGGTCGAGCGCGGGGTCCTGGACCTCGACGCGCCGGCCGTGAGGTACCTGCCCGAATTGACCCTGACCGCGCCGGGCGCGGCGGACAAGATCCTGGTCCGGCATCTGGTCTCGCACACCAACGGCATCGACGCGGACCTGTTCTTCCCCGACGCCAAGGGCCGTGACGCCCTGAAGACCTACGTCAAGGGCCTTGCAGGCAGTTGCGGCGCCCTGTTCGAGCCCGGCGAGCAGCTCAGCTACTCCAACGGCGGCATGATCGTGGCGGGCCGCCTGCTGGAGGCAGTGACCGGACTGCCCTTCCCCGAGTTGCTCAAGCGCGAGGTCTACACGCCGGTCGGCATGACCGACTCCGGCACATCGGCCGAGGAGGCCATCCTGCGCAGCACGGCGGTCGGCCACTTCCTGGACCCGCAGACCATGGCGGCCAGGCCCACCAGCATGTTCATGCTGCCCGATACCTGGGGGCCGGCCGGCGGCACGCCGATCGGCACCGTCGCCGACCTGCTCGCCTTCGGGCGCACCCACCTCGCCGGCGGAGTGTCCCCGTCCGGCACGCGCGTCCTGTCGCCCGAGTCGACCGCGCTGATGCAGCAGGTGGCGTTCGACATGGCCACCCCGAACACCCCGCCGATCGGCCTGGGCTGGGTGCTGTACCCGTTCGGCGACACGACCGTCCTGGCCATGTCGGGTGCCTCGCCGGGCGGGGTGTCCATCCTGTGCGTCCTTCCCGAGCACGACCTGGTGTTCACCGCGTTCGGCAACAACCCGGGCGCGATCATGCTGCAGGACCAGATCCTGCGATGGCTGCTCAGCGAGCACCTCGGTGTCCAGCTCCCCGCACTGATCACCGAGCTGGAGGAGGACGTCGACCTCACCCCGTACGTGGGCACGTACCGCTCCAACCAACTCCGCGTCGACGTCAGCGTCGTCGACGGCCAGCTCGAGGAGCGGGTGACGTACGAGCCGGCGGACGCCTCACAAGAGCGGATCTTCACGCGGTTCGCTGGTGGGAGGGTCTGCGCCCCGCCGCAGCGCCTCGTGCCGATCAGGCCCGGCCTGTTCGCGCCGGCCGGGTACCCGCTGGAGGCCTTCGATGGGTACCTGCGCCTGCTGCTGGTGTCCTACCACGACGTCCGCGCCGGCCAGGCGCGCTTCCGCAACGGCGGCGGCCGGCTGACCCGCCGGGTCTGA
- a CDS encoding plasmid stabilization protein — translation MPAGSSKKRERQYEHIKESAKEHGESEKRAKEIAARTVNKERARHGESKTASRSSTHDMSSSRRGGQRSHSGSQGPTYDQLYNEAKQRNIHGRSKMNKKQLANALGH, via the coding sequence ATGCCTGCCGGTTCGAGCAAGAAGCGTGAACGCCAGTACGAGCACATCAAGGAGAGCGCCAAGGAGCACGGCGAGAGCGAGAAGCGGGCCAAGGAGATCGCGGCCCGCACCGTGAACAAGGAGCGAGCCCGGCACGGCGAGTCGAAGACCGCCAGCCGCTCCTCCACCCACGACATGTCCTCCTCACGGCGCGGCGGCCAGCGCTCCCACTCCGGCTCCCAGGGACCGACGTACGACCAGCTGTACAACGAGGCCAAGCAGCGCAACATCCACGGCCGCTCGAAGATGAACAAGAAGCAGCTCGCCAACGCGCTCGGCCACTGA
- a CDS encoding MerR family transcriptional regulator, which yields MLTIGQLADYAGVTAKTIRHYHERGLLTEPDRDSSGYRRYDAQHALTLVKIRTLANAGVPLARVKDLLDADPDTLTAAIAEIDHDIQDRIAQLRQARANLAQLRSGDRLFVSPEVVDYLDELRELGVSERQVSLERDGWILLHAASRENADQWFAEKLKLITEPEFRALYLETDAAYDWSRDDPRLPALAERILTWLANHHSPSEAEPVGNPRIAELTAQTQAGASSPAWDRLAQLMRASSTKPRRPQQ from the coding sequence ATGCTCACGATAGGCCAACTCGCCGATTACGCCGGGGTGACCGCCAAGACGATCCGCCACTACCACGAGCGCGGCCTGCTCACCGAGCCCGACCGCGACTCGTCCGGCTACCGGCGCTACGACGCCCAGCACGCCCTCACCCTGGTCAAGATCAGGACGCTGGCCAACGCGGGCGTGCCGCTGGCCCGCGTCAAGGACCTCCTGGACGCGGACCCCGACACGCTCACCGCGGCCATCGCCGAGATCGACCACGACATCCAGGACCGCATCGCACAACTGCGCCAGGCGCGTGCGAACCTCGCCCAGCTGCGCAGCGGCGACCGGCTGTTCGTCTCCCCGGAGGTCGTCGACTATCTCGACGAGTTGCGCGAGCTCGGCGTCAGCGAGCGCCAGGTGAGCCTGGAACGGGACGGCTGGATCCTCCTGCACGCCGCCTCACGCGAGAACGCCGACCAGTGGTTCGCCGAGAAGCTCAAGCTGATCACCGAGCCTGAGTTCCGTGCCCTCTACCTTGAGACCGACGCTGCCTACGACTGGTCGCGGGACGATCCCCGCCTGCCCGCGCTCGCAGAGCGCATCCTGACGTGGCTCGCCAACCACCACAGTCCGTCCGAGGCCGAGCCCGTCGGCAACCCGAGGATCGCCGAGCTGACCGCGCAGACCCAGGCCGGGGCCTCATCCCCGGCCTGGGACCGCCTCGCCCAACTCATGAGGGCGAGTTCGACCAAGCCCAGACGACCACAGCAATAA
- a CDS encoding transposase domain-containing protein gives MAAGCGRVEQRYRLLPARLVVYFVLRCACSSGRAMRRSHGC, from the coding sequence GTGGCCGCCGGGTGTGGCCGGGTCGAGCAGCGGTATCGGCTGCTGCCGGCTCGGCTCGTCGTGTACTTCGTGCTGCGATGTGCCTGTTCTTCGGGACGGGCTATGAGAAGGTCGCACGGCTGCTGA
- a CDS encoding PadR family transcriptional regulator — protein MAKLLTEMLKGTLEGIILASLSGRPAYGYEIRARLREQGFSDIAEGTIYALLLRMEKRGLVDVEKVPSEKGPPRKVHSLNARGREYLEEFWRTWSFLTERLEQLREGGK, from the coding sequence ATGGCCAAGCTGCTGACGGAGATGCTCAAGGGCACGTTGGAGGGCATCATCCTCGCGTCCCTGTCCGGCCGGCCCGCCTACGGCTACGAGATCAGGGCACGGCTGCGGGAACAGGGTTTCTCCGACATCGCCGAAGGGACCATCTACGCGCTGCTCCTCAGGATGGAGAAGCGCGGTCTCGTCGACGTGGAGAAGGTTCCCTCCGAGAAGGGGCCGCCACGCAAGGTGCACTCCCTCAACGCTCGGGGACGTGAGTACCTCGAAGAGTTCTGGAGGACCTGGAGCTTCCTCACGGAACGACTTGAACAGCTCCGCGAAGGGGGCAAGTAA
- a CDS encoding CYTH and CHAD domain-containing protein, whose protein sequence is MGTQHAETERKYDGTTLPERLDRVPGVAAAQSAEPQDLDAVYYDTQDLRLLRRHITLRRRAGGSDAGWHLKLPRGGDVRQEIRLPLAAGGPNEVPAELAGLVVASTRGTSLAPVARLHTRRARLLLRDDRGDTLAEITEDRVVAQILDAERVPVAPSGDQAALAEDDAPGDRPASEAGRAGGTGTEVCGWTEFEVELEHGTPALLDRIEAVFADAGLVRSTWPSKLSRALGEPRMAEARSAGPASTPAAGSAGALVMDGFRAQLDAFLALDPAVRRGQADSVHQMRVTARRLRSLLKAHRRLFERDHVEPLAAELRWLGRLLGRARDQEVLGEELVDQLDAVPAQLRQGALRGQLTERYAQGYRQAWQRAVTELDNARYFALLDGLDAFAADPPLNGRANRQARTYLSEILRREQRRTLKRLDRALGTEPGPQRDQALHRARKAAKRARYTADHAQSHIPRRTAKRAAKFGARMKKLHKVLGAHQDSVVTRQELIALESQHTGSSERHAFAFGVLYERQRHTAEAAQKRLPKLRRRAGRRKLTRLP, encoded by the coding sequence ATGGGCACACAGCATGCGGAGACGGAGCGGAAGTACGACGGGACCACACTTCCCGAGCGGCTCGACCGGGTGCCCGGTGTCGCGGCCGCGCAGAGCGCCGAGCCCCAGGACCTCGACGCCGTCTACTACGACACACAAGACCTGCGCCTGCTGCGTCGCCACATCACCTTGCGCCGGCGCGCTGGCGGCAGCGACGCCGGCTGGCACCTGAAACTGCCGCGCGGAGGCGACGTGCGCCAGGAAATCCGGCTGCCGCTGGCGGCCGGCGGCCCCAACGAGGTCCCGGCCGAACTCGCGGGACTCGTCGTGGCCTCCACCCGCGGCACCAGCCTCGCCCCGGTGGCACGTCTGCACACCCGCCGCGCCCGGCTGCTGCTGCGCGACGATCGGGGAGACACGCTCGCGGAGATCACCGAGGACCGGGTCGTAGCCCAGATCCTCGACGCCGAACGTGTCCCCGTCGCTCCCTCGGGCGATCAGGCGGCTCTCGCCGAAGACGACGCGCCAGGAGACCGGCCCGCGAGTGAAGCCGGCCGGGCGGGCGGGACCGGTACGGAGGTCTGCGGGTGGACCGAGTTCGAGGTCGAGCTGGAGCACGGCACGCCAGCCCTCTTGGACCGGATCGAGGCCGTGTTCGCCGACGCGGGCCTGGTGCGATCGACCTGGCCTTCGAAGCTTTCCCGGGCACTCGGCGAGCCCCGTATGGCCGAGGCCCGCTCGGCCGGGCCGGCGTCCACTCCGGCGGCGGGGTCGGCCGGCGCTCTCGTCATGGACGGCTTCCGGGCCCAGCTCGATGCGTTCCTCGCCCTCGATCCTGCCGTACGCCGCGGCCAGGCGGACTCCGTGCACCAGATGCGGGTCACCGCACGCCGACTGCGGAGCCTGCTCAAGGCCCACCGACGACTCTTCGAGCGCGACCACGTCGAGCCCCTGGCCGCGGAACTGCGCTGGCTCGGAAGGCTGCTGGGCCGGGCCCGTGACCAGGAAGTACTCGGCGAGGAACTCGTGGACCAGCTGGACGCCGTCCCCGCCCAGCTGCGCCAAGGCGCTCTGCGCGGCCAGCTCACCGAACGCTACGCCCAGGGCTACCGGCAGGCCTGGCAGCGGGCGGTCACCGAACTCGACAACGCCCGCTACTTCGCCCTCCTGGACGGCCTCGACGCCTTCGCCGCCGACCCGCCACTAAACGGCCGCGCCAACCGGCAGGCACGCACGTACCTGTCCGAGATCCTGCGGCGCGAGCAGCGCCGAACCCTGAAACGCCTCGACCGCGCCCTGGGTACCGAGCCGGGCCCGCAGCGCGACCAGGCGCTGCACCGCGCCCGCAAGGCCGCCAAGCGCGCCCGCTACACCGCCGACCACGCCCAATCGCACATCCCGCGTCGCACGGCGAAACGAGCAGCGAAGTTCGGCGCCCGGATGAAGAAGCTGCACAAGGTGCTGGGTGCCCACCAGGACAGCGTGGTGACCCGGCAGGAACTGATCGCCCTCGAAAGCCAGCACACCGGCAGCAGCGAGCGGCACGCCTTCGCCTTCGGCGTCCTCTACGAACGCCAGCGACACACCGCCGAAGCCGCACAGAAGCGCTTGCCGAAGCTGCGCCGCCGGGCCGGTCGCCGCAAACTCACCCGGCTGCCCTGA
- a CDS encoding DUF1048 domain-containing protein — MSDVEKSGFISKVIGPKKRWREYKARVKELPENYRMAVEAIERHLMHFVPTDGDSNAAMFEDLADLFEQAAAHGTPIREIVGQDPVEFSEVFAQNYSDGGYVPARARRRLTDDIERATGQDAGKDRKTA, encoded by the coding sequence ATGTCCGATGTCGAGAAGAGCGGCTTCATCTCGAAGGTGATCGGGCCCAAGAAGCGCTGGAGGGAGTACAAGGCGCGCGTCAAGGAACTTCCCGAGAACTACCGCATGGCGGTCGAAGCGATCGAGCGGCACCTGATGCACTTCGTACCGACCGACGGCGACAGCAATGCGGCAATGTTCGAAGACCTCGCCGACCTGTTCGAGCAGGCCGCGGCGCACGGAACACCGATCCGCGAGATCGTCGGGCAGGACCCGGTGGAGTTCTCTGAGGTGTTCGCCCAGAACTACTCGGACGGTGGCTACGTCCCCGCGCGCGCTCGGAGGCGGCTGACCGACGACATCGAGCGCGCCACCGGCCAAGACGCCGGGAAGGACCGCAAGACCGCCTGA
- a CDS encoding serine hydrolase domain-containing protein, translating to MGQGKNGFSEAGLRRLREALARNVDSGKIPGLVALVSRGGQTHVEALGTMRHDGGAPMRRDTIFRMASTTKPVAVAAAMVLLDECRMRLDDPVDRWLPELADRKVLRQPDGPLDDTVPARRPITVRDLLTATFGLGLDMTARTAPMMSAFFERGVYGQDGWLLPAVEPDEWIRRLGTLPLMYQPGERWLYNVSDDVLGVLVARVAGQSFESFLRERIFDPLGMKDTGFFVPADKIHRLPPLYAPDPQTGEFTVEDPAEGGHHSKPPAFPSGGGGLDSTVDDYHAYFRMLLNGGMHEGERILSRAAVELMTTNRLPAEQLAVREAWARNAVHLSYGQGQHGGWGFGMAVRTYRGDYAPIGQFGWDGGSGTTTYADPHNQLVGILLTQVGMSTPDSARAITDFWTTLYQAIDD from the coding sequence ATGGGACAAGGCAAAAACGGCTTCTCCGAAGCTGGACTTCGCCGACTGCGCGAGGCACTGGCACGGAATGTCGATTCCGGGAAGATTCCCGGGCTGGTCGCCCTGGTCAGCCGGGGCGGACAGACGCACGTCGAAGCGCTCGGGACGATGCGCCACGACGGCGGCGCTCCGATGCGCCGGGACACCATCTTCCGGATGGCCTCGACGACCAAGCCTGTCGCGGTCGCGGCGGCGATGGTCCTGCTGGACGAGTGCCGGATGCGGCTGGACGACCCGGTCGACCGGTGGCTGCCCGAACTCGCCGACCGAAAGGTGCTCAGGCAGCCCGACGGCCCGTTGGACGACACCGTGCCGGCCCGGCGGCCGATCACCGTACGGGACCTGCTCACCGCCACGTTCGGGCTCGGGCTGGACATGACGGCACGGACCGCCCCGATGATGAGCGCGTTCTTCGAGCGGGGGGTTTACGGCCAGGACGGATGGCTGTTGCCGGCGGTGGAGCCGGATGAGTGGATACGCCGCCTGGGCACGCTTCCGCTGATGTACCAGCCCGGAGAGCGGTGGCTGTACAACGTCAGCGACGATGTGCTCGGGGTGCTCGTCGCCCGGGTCGCCGGCCAGTCCTTCGAGTCGTTCCTGCGCGAGCGCATCTTCGATCCGCTGGGGATGAAGGACACCGGCTTCTTCGTTCCCGCCGACAAGATCCACCGGCTGCCGCCCCTGTACGCCCCCGATCCGCAGACCGGAGAGTTCACCGTGGAGGACCCGGCCGAAGGCGGGCACCACAGCAAGCCCCCGGCGTTCCCCTCGGGCGGCGGCGGACTGGACTCCACCGTCGACGACTACCACGCCTACTTCCGGATGCTGCTGAACGGTGGGATGCACGAGGGCGAGCGGATCCTGTCCCGGGCCGCCGTCGAGCTGATGACCACCAACCGCCTCCCGGCCGAGCAGTTGGCCGTCCGGGAAGCCTGGGCCCGCAACGCCGTCCATCTGTCCTACGGCCAGGGGCAGCACGGCGGTTGGGGCTTCGGGATGGCGGTTCGCACGTACCGCGGGGACTACGCGCCCATCGGCCAGTTCGGCTGGGACGGCGGAAGCGGCACCACGACCTACGCCGACCCGCACAACCAGCTCGTCGGCATCCTGCTCACCCAGGTCGGCATGTCCACCCCGGATTCGGCACGGGCCATCACCGACTTCTGGACCACGCTCTACCAGGCAATCGACGACTGA
- a CDS encoding transposase family protein, which produces MKTRTSPTGDTVSLVYSVRLPLSSRTVNYVAGLIRAHRKTIRSRWRKLDAGRIAVIALAHLRNDERLADLAGGNAVSASTVRRWVLEVIDLLAARSPRLDRALAKVAKDSGCVVLLDGTLIRTRRRTGRANRKNYSGKHKAHGLLFLALTDAKGRLLWISSARRGACSEITAARYEKLCARLRELRLGAVADLGFVGLDDGDQEQPAVITGFKASGGKRLSSPKKVVNRLVSSLRAPVEHGFANLKTFRILTKVRMHPRHATALVRALLVLTHHQVAR; this is translated from the coding sequence GTGAAAACCAGGACCAGCCCCACCGGGGACACCGTCAGCCTTGTCTACTCCGTCCGCCTGCCGCTGTCCAGCCGGACCGTCAACTACGTGGCCGGCCTGATCCGCGCCCACCGCAAGACGATCCGCTCCCGCTGGCGCAAGCTGGACGCCGGGCGGATCGCCGTGATCGCACTGGCCCACCTGCGCAACGACGAGCGGCTGGCCGACCTGGCCGGCGGCAACGCGGTCTCGGCCTCCACGGTGCGCCGGTGGGTACTGGAGGTGATCGACCTGCTGGCCGCACGCTCTCCCCGCCTGGACCGAGCGCTGGCGAAGGTGGCCAAGGACAGCGGGTGCGTGGTGCTTCTGGACGGCACGCTGATCCGTACCCGGCGGCGGACCGGCCGGGCGAACCGGAAGAACTACTCGGGCAAGCACAAGGCGCATGGCCTGCTGTTCCTCGCCCTGACCGACGCGAAGGGGCGGCTGTTGTGGATCTCCTCGGCCCGCCGGGGCGCCTGCAGCGAGATCACGGCCGCCCGCTACGAGAAGCTGTGCGCGCGGCTGCGGGAACTTCGACTGGGTGCGGTGGCCGACCTGGGGTTCGTCGGCCTGGACGACGGGGACCAGGAGCAGCCGGCGGTCATCACGGGGTTCAAGGCGAGCGGCGGAAAGCGCCTCTCGTCCCCGAAGAAGGTCGTGAACCGGCTGGTCAGCAGCCTGCGAGCGCCGGTCGAGCACGGCTTCGCGAACCTGAAGACCTTCCGGATCCTGACCAAGGTGCGCATGCATCCGCGGCACGCGACCGCACTCGTGCGGGCCCTGCTGGTGCTGACGCACCACCAGGTGGCACGGTGA